ACTTTCTAATTCAGAAAAAGACTCCAGTGCCGTCACTATTTCATGAGTACGGTTTACCTTTGATACATAAGGGTTAATTCCCTTATCTTTTAATATCTGTAATTTCTTTAGTCGCTCGTCGCGAATCTCTTCTAGTGATGACATAATGTTGTTTAGTGTAACGGAAAAACAACAAAAATAAAAGCCCTGCATGCTAAGCATGCAGGGCTTTTATTTACAATATTACTCTACCTTAAGCACTTTATACTTCTGCTTTCCTGCCGGAGTATCGAAAGTAAATTCATCCCCCTTAGTCTTACCCATCAAAGCCTCCCCAAGTGGTGACAAGTAAGAGAGCTTCTTCTCATGAATATTAGCTTCATCAGATCCTACGATGGTGTAAGCCCTGGTATCTTTTTCCTTATCCTTCTGAATTGAAACGATTGACCCCAGCCCAACGACTCCTCCTTTCTTCTCATGAGCAACGATCTTAGCCTCTTTGATAACCTTTTCCAAGTAACCAATTCTCTCCTCAATCGCGGCCTGCATATCACGCGCCTCTTGATATTCGGCGTTCTCTGATAAGTCCCCTAAACTACGAGCGTACTCCAATGACTCGGCCACTTCCTTTCTTCTGACCGTCTTTAGGTGATCTAGTTCTTTCTTTAGTTCTTCAAACTTCTCGGCGGTTAAAAATGCTTGTGTATCGTTCATATTGTGTTTTAAAAATTTACCCAATTATACTTACTTAGCTCCGCAGGTCAAATATTTATTAATTATCTTCGTCGCTGTCTTTCTCTAAACTAAGGTATTCTGGACGATTTTTCGACATCCATTCTACCACATCACCCATAATCCTAGTGGCCCCCAGGGCGTTACTGCGTGGCGCCCTATCCATCATCAAAATAAAAGCATACTGCGGATCTTCGTACGGAAAGAATCCGGCAGCCCAAGAGTTCACATAGGCATTTCCAGAACCCACCTCGGCCGTACCAGACTTGGCAGCAATAGCTACATCCTTTCTTTCTAAAGCTCTCGCAGTTCCGCCTGGATAGATAACGGTTTTACGCATCCCCTCGTGGATGATTTTTAAATACTCCGGATTCAAGTGAAGGTCAACTGAATCTCCTTGTTTATCTTTAATGACGTGTGGTGACAATAAATATCCACCATTGGCTAGAGAAGCATAAGCTCTAAGCATCTGAATTGGGGTTACCAAAAAACCAAACTGCCCAATCGCAGTAAAATAAGTATCACCAAGTCGCCAATCATCATCAAATACTTCCTTCTTCCAGTCCGGGTCCGGCACTACTCCAATCTGCTCCTGCGCTATATTGATACCAGTCGGAGAACCTAGGCCGAATTTTCGGTAATTTTCAGCCATCTTAGTGATACCAAGCCCGGTCATAGGTGATGTAATACCAGCCTGTGGTACAGCATTTTTCGGCAAACCGCCGCCAACGATATAGAAATAAACATTAGAGGAAAAAGCAATTGCCTCCCGCATCGTCATCGCGCCATGCGCACGCCAGTCATTAAAACGTGAAGGGTTACTTGGGTTATAGGGGTTAGGAATAACAATTGAACCATTGCTGAAAACCTCCTTGTTTGGATCGATAACCTTTTCTGCGAGCGCCGCATAAGCTACAAAGGGTTTCACAATTGAACCTGGCGTATAGGCGCCACTGACAATCTTATTCAAAAAAGGCAATCGATCATCATTATTATATTTTTCGATTGTCTCAATATCATAACCATCAGCCATTACCTCAGGGTCATAGCTAGGGAAACTGGTAAGAGCAATCAATTCACCTGTATGAACATCCATAATCGCTCCGGCACCACTTCGAAAACCCGCCTTGGCACTGGACGTTGAAATTATTTGATACATAGCCTCTGATAGTTCAGCATCAATTGATAAATACAGTGGCTCCCCAGCCACCGGCTGATCCAAAGCATGTTCACTGACCACATTGTTAAGCGCATCCGTAACCACGATTCGGCTGCCATTAACCCCTTTTAGCATATCATCGTAAGCCGCCTCCACCCCATTTCGACCAATATACTCGGTTCTGAAATAAAACCCACGACTGTCTTTTTTGGGATAACTAACATAACCTAAGACCTGTCCCAAGCCCAAGCGGTCTGTATAAGCCCGAATGGGAAAATTATGAACGCCTCGATCGTCAATTTCGTTCCAAACCACCATCTCCCCCATTCGGTCATAAACAACACCACGTTCTGCAATAATTGTATCCTTATCAACCGTATTTGACTCAGCTATTTTCTTATACTCATCACCATGAACCACTTGTAAGGAATACACCTTACTAACAAAAAATAACGCGATTACGATAAAAACAAACCCGACTATATAAATATTACGTGGAGATATAGGTAATTCACGTTTACCCTCCAAACGCTCCATGTTTAAACCCAGAACATTTGAAGCATCAAATAGAACCTCGTCTAATTCCACTCGTGATTTGCGTTTTTTGTTACGAAACCATCTCATTATCGCTAGTATACATCAACAAACGAGGCTTGAGTAAATCTATAAAAAGCACCAGGGCCAGTGAGCAAATTGTAATTAGTGGTAAATGATAAAAAGCCCCAAAATAACCATCAAGCAGCACAGCCACAAACACTAGCTCATAACCGCCAAACTTAAACATATACCAGACAGACAAAACAACACCAACAATATATAACGGCGTTATCATAAACATAACTATTGCCACTAACAATAATAATCTAAGCATATTTACTATTATTAATCACTGACTGTTGTCGACGCACTCGAAGACGCAACCTCTAATACTGCTATATCTTGAGTAGCTAAAACGTCGGTAAGTGAATCAGTCAACTCGCGATTTAATTTTAACTTTTGCTCAATCTCCTCTTCTATATTATCTACAATTTCTACCTCTGTCTTTGGTTGAACCACATTTGTGTCGATTGAAACATAAAAAATACTGTTCATTGCTACCGGTGGTACAACATATCCATATTGTTCCGGCTGGGTCGGGTGATTTTCAACCCAAGCGATCTCACCATAGACCCCGCTAGTTAGGGCTGGCAACAATACCTCATTGCCAACCGTCATTGGTACCCCTTGTGGCAAACTAACCCGTGCCACCCCACCACCAACTCCCTGAATATCCGCAAATACATTTGGTCCAATTATGTAAGCAGTGGCCTCAAACCCAGAGGTGGTAAATAATTCTACAAAGGAATATTTTGGAGTCACATGACTAACAATACCAAGAACAGAGTCTAACCCGGAATACACCGGCATCCCAACTTCAAGCCCAGCCTCTGAACCTTGATCAATTTGAAGTGAATCATAGACCAAAGTACTAGGTTGAGCGATAACCCGAGCTACTATGCGCTGATTGGGAGTATCAACATTTGCCAACTTCCTCAACTGCATATTCTCCATTAACAAACGCTGGATTGTAAGTTGAGTACCGGTTTCGGTAGCGTCTTTTGCTCGCAATTCTTCCAACTCTGTCACGAGTTCCGCCTTTGAACGTAAATAAGTAGGAAAAACACCATTTGAATTTTTAACCCAGACAGTAACCACATGAAATGGATAAAGGGCAACCGAAGCCACTTGTGACGTAAGCCAAGGTAGTAACCAGCCAATAAAAATAAGCGCCGCTGCCACCAAAATCCAAGTCCGTCGTTTTTTATGACTGATATGGCGATAATTCACCTTCGTTGTCGATGAGTATTTCTTCATATTCTTCAAAATTTTCAATCACAATCCCCGTACCCCTGATTACCGAACGGAGGGGGTCGGGTACTACAATAACCGGAACCTGGAGACTTTCTTCAAGTAAAGTAGACAAGCCCGGTATCAACGCCCCACCACCACAGACATGAACACCACGCTGCATAACATCGGCCAGGACTTCCGGTGGTGTTTTTTCAAGGACAGCTTTAGTGGTTTCCACAATGCTATCAATCTGATTTACTACCGCATCTCTAACATCACTAGCAGTGATGATTACTTCACGTGGTAACCCAGTCATAACGTCACGTCCTCGAATAATCATTTCATTACCACTTCCCTCCGGATTAACTGAAGCTAAGGCAATTTTAGCATCTTCTGCCGTCTTTTCACCGACATAAACTTTGAATTGATCACGAACATAAGACGAAATAGCAGCATTCAAATGATCACCGGCCACCCGTAAATTTTTGGCCACCACAATACCATTAAGAGAAATAACCGCGATATCGGTAGTTCCTCCACCGATATCAATAATCATGTTACCGGCTGCTTTATTTATTGGTAATTTGGCGCCAATAGCGGCAGCCATAGGTTCTTCAATTAGAAACACATCACGAGCACCAGCGTTCTTAGCCGCATCTCGAGCCGCTCGCATTTCCACATTAGTGATACCAGACGGTACACCAATCAAAATTCGTGGCGGAACTAATGAACGAGTTTCGTTTTGTACTTTATTTATCAGGTAACCAAGCATTTCCTCGGTTACTTCAAAATCAGAGATCACACCATCCACCAATGGTCGCACCACTTCAATGTGCTGTGGCGTACGCCCCTGCATAGTTTTAGCCTCGATACCGACCGCCACTAACTGGCCAGTTTTCTTATTAACCGCTACTATCGTTGGCTCATTTAGTACAATACCCTTGTTTTTAACGTAAACCAGAGTATTAGCCGTACCTAGGTCAATAGCCATATCAGTTGAAACAACCGATAAAAGCTTGTTGAAATTTTGCGATAACCTACCCATTAATTTTTATTTTACTATGTATCGCTATTAGTATCAAAATCTCTATATAATTCCTCTTCGGTTAGATGTCTAACTTCTCCAGTAGCCCGGTTTACCACTTCAAACTTACCTTCTTCTTTAGCCTTCTTGCTCAACACGACCCGATACGGAATACCAATCAAATCACTGTCTGCAAACTTTTCACCAGCCCGAGTAGCTTCACGATCATCAAAAAGTACTTCAACTCCGCGCTCTAACAGATTCATATAAATACCTGTAACCCAGTCAGCTACTGCTTCGTCTTCCATATTGAGACCCACCAAATGAACCTTGTAAGGAGCGATATTTTCAGGCCAAACAATCCCCTTTTCATCGGCAAATTTCTCGACAATAACCCCCATTACGCGAGTGATTCCAATACCATATGAACCCATCCAAACCGGAAGATCGTTTCCTTCCTCAGTTTTGAAAGTCAAACCGATATCGTCAGCTTTCTGACGTCCGAAATTAAAAATGTTTCCCACCTCAGCCGTTTTGACCTTAGTTAGGTCAGATTCGGTTATTCCAAGCTTGGCCAGAGTCTCATCGTTTAAAACCTCTTCGTTTATGGCTATATCTTTTTCGCGGTTGATATATATTGCATCTTCACCGGCCTCACAAATAGTCTGAAATTCGTGACTAAATTCTGTAAAGGCACCACCAGATGCAAAAGTCACAAAAGTATCTTCACCAAGCCCTAATCTATCGTAGACACGATTATAAGCGTCTATAGTCTCTTTATAAAAAGCTTCGTGTGCATCACCATCAACACAAAAAGAATACATGTCTTTCATGACAAATTCTCGGCCGCGCATGATGCCGCTTTTGGCTCTAAGCTCATTACGTAGTTTAGTTTGAAACTGGTAAACATAAACCGGTAAATCCTTATAACTGGCAATGTAGTTTTTGAGCATTTCTCCAATCGGTTCTTCGTGACTCCAGCCGAAACCAACCTCTCCACCGGCTTTAAGCTCAGATTTAAACCACACATCAACCACCTCATCATCCCACCGACCAGTCCGCTCCCAGAGCTCCTTTCGCTGCAGAGCTGTCATAATCAGTTCCTGGCCACCAACCATGTTCATCTCTTCTCTGACAATAGCTTTTATCTTTTCGAGCACCTTAAGACCAAGTGGTAAGTAAGCATAAACCCCAGCCATTTCTTTATAGACATATCCGGCCCGTATTAACAACTGAGCATTTTTAGACTGTTCGTCAGCTGGTGCTTCTCGTCTGGTTTTGGTAAATAATTTTGATTGTCGCATAGGCAGAATTTCTAATTAGTAAAAAGACGAACAATATCGTTATAAGTAACCACGATCATTAAAAGCATCAATAGTGCAAAACCGATAAGATTTAAGTGGCCGGCCCAATTTGGGTTAATTGGTCGGCGAGTTACCGCTTCTATAGCCACAAACACCAACCGGCCTCCATCCAGAGCTGGAATTGGTAGAAGATTAATAACAGCCAGATTAAGAGAAATAACAGCCGTGAACGTTAACAAAGCTACCACCCCAAATTGGGCCGCGTCACCAACCATGTTAACAATACCAACCGGTCCAGCCACTTGTGATAAATCAGCTGTGCCAGAAACTGCTCCAACCAACAAAGAATAAAGACCGGTCACAATTTGCTCCAAACCATTAACGGTAGCAAAAAACGAGTCGACGATAGCGGTGAAAAATGAACGAGGTACAGTTTCAACTAGCGCTAGAGAGACACCGACAGCTGCCTTGCTTTCCTCTCCCGGTATTAAACCGGTTTCTGGTGTAACATTAACCGTCCCAGTGTCGTCTCCATTTTTATAATTAATACTTAATTCTTCGTCAGCATGAGCTTGAATAAATTCCGTAAAAGTTGACGGGGTCGGTTTCATCAACTCATCGTCTGCCGACCCTACGCTTAAAATCTCAGAACCAGCTGATAACTTCTCATATAGCGGACTACCTGGCAAAACACCTGAGACATACAGTACCGCTTCATCGGTAGCCACTGACTCTTCAACCGCTGTCGGCGTACCCAACATGAAAACAACGAAAAACAAAAACCAAGCAAATAAGACATTCATGGCAACGCCAGCTACCAAAACGAGGGCTTGGGCCCATTTTGGGCGCGAGCCGAAGGCTCGCGCCTTATCCACCTCATCACCAGGAATCTCTTCCAAGTTTTCCCCATAAATTTTTACAAATCCACCAATCGGCAGAGCATTAAATGAATATTCGGTTTCACCTTTTTTAATACCGTACATTTTTGGCGGAAACCCAATACCAAACTCATCCACCCGCATGCCGGTTTTTTTGGCTACAATAAAATGCCCCCATTCATGCACCAGAATAAGTACAAATAATACTAATAGGAATAAAATAATTGTCATAAATTATTTCTGCAACTCAGCTTCTTTACTCGTAAAAAGTGCTTCCAAGGCTCGATTTGTCTCCTCTACACTTTTTTGAATATCC
Above is a genomic segment from Candidatus Nomurabacteria bacterium containing:
- a CDS encoding rod shape-determining protein MreC: MKKYSSTTKVNYRHISHKKRRTWILVAAALIFIGWLLPWLTSQVASVALYPFHVVTVWVKNSNGVFPTYLRSKAELVTELEELRAKDATETGTQLTIQRLLMENMQLRKLANVDTPNQRIVARVIAQPSTLVYDSLQIDQGSEAGLEVGMPVYSGLDSVLGIVSHVTPKYSFVELFTTSGFEATAYIIGPNVFADIQGVGGGVARVSLPQGVPMTVGNEVLLPALTSGVYGEIAWVENHPTQPEQYGYVVPPVAMNSIFYVSIDTNVVQPKTEVEIVDNIEEEIEQKLKLNRELTDSLTDVLATQDIAVLEVASSSASTTVSD
- the rseP gene encoding RIP metalloprotease RseP, producing the protein MTIILFLLVLFVLILVHEWGHFIVAKKTGMRVDEFGIGFPPKMYGIKKGETEYSFNALPIGGFVKIYGENLEEIPGDEVDKARAFGSRPKWAQALVLVAGVAMNVLFAWFLFFVVFMLGTPTAVEESVATDEAVLYVSGVLPGSPLYEKLSAGSEILSVGSADDELMKPTPSTFTEFIQAHADEELSINYKNGDDTGTVNVTPETGLIPGEESKAAVGVSLALVETVPRSFFTAIVDSFFATVNGLEQIVTGLYSLLVGAVSGTADLSQVAGPVGIVNMVGDAAQFGVVALLTFTAVISLNLAVINLLPIPALDGGRLVFVAIEAVTRRPINPNWAGHLNLIGFALLMLLMIVVTYNDIVRLFTN
- a CDS encoding rod shape-determining protein, yielding MGRLSQNFNKLLSVVSTDMAIDLGTANTLVYVKNKGIVLNEPTIVAVNKKTGQLVAVGIEAKTMQGRTPQHIEVVRPLVDGVISDFEVTEEMLGYLINKVQNETRSLVPPRILIGVPSGITNVEMRAARDAAKNAGARDVFLIEEPMAAAIGAKLPINKAAGNMIIDIGGGTTDIAVISLNGIVVAKNLRVAGDHLNAAISSYVRDQFKVYVGEKTAEDAKIALASVNPEGSGNEMIIRGRDVMTGLPREVIITASDVRDAVVNQIDSIVETTKAVLEKTPPEVLADVMQRGVHVCGGGALIPGLSTLLEESLQVPVIVVPDPLRSVIRGTGIVIENFEEYEEILIDNEGELSPYQS
- the greA gene encoding transcription elongation factor GreA; this encodes MNDTQAFLTAEKFEELKKELDHLKTVRRKEVAESLEYARSLGDLSENAEYQEARDMQAAIEERIGYLEKVIKEAKIVAHEKKGGVVGLGSIVSIQKDKEKDTRAYTIVGSDEANIHEKKLSYLSPLGEALMGKTKGDEFTFDTPAGKQKYKVLKVE
- a CDS encoding prolyl-tRNA synthetase, with translation MRQSKLFTKTRREAPADEQSKNAQLLIRAGYVYKEMAGVYAYLPLGLKVLEKIKAIVREEMNMVGGQELIMTALQRKELWERTGRWDDEVVDVWFKSELKAGGEVGFGWSHEEPIGEMLKNYIASYKDLPVYVYQFQTKLRNELRAKSGIMRGREFVMKDMYSFCVDGDAHEAFYKETIDAYNRVYDRLGLGEDTFVTFASGGAFTEFSHEFQTICEAGEDAIYINREKDIAINEEVLNDETLAKLGITESDLTKVKTAEVGNIFNFGRQKADDIGLTFKTEEGNDLPVWMGSYGIGITRVMGVIVEKFADEKGIVWPENIAPYKVHLVGLNMEDEAVADWVTGIYMNLLERGVEVLFDDREATRAGEKFADSDLIGIPYRVVLSKKAKEEGKFEVVNRATGEVRHLTEEELYRDFDTNSDT